TTCGGCGAAAGCGAGGTGCCCGCCGACCTGTCGTCCGGCACCGCCCAAATCGCCGCTGGTTGGACCCACGGGCTTGGCCTCAAGAACGGCAAAGTGTACGCGTGGGGGAACGACTGGTACGGCCAAACGGAACTCCCGGCATCGGTGTCCAGCGGGGTCATAGCGATCGCGACCAGTGCGGTGCACAATCTCGCGTTGTTGTCGAACGGCCAGGTGGTGAGCTGGGGCAGCCGGACGGACGTGCCGGACTTCGCGCAGTCCGGCGTAAGCGCGATCTCGGCGGGTGGCGACTACAGCTTGGTGTTGAAGAATGGTGCCGTGCTTGCGTGGGGTAGCAACACGTATGGGCAGACGACGGTTCCTGCGGCGGCGCAGTCCGGGGTGACGGCGATTTCGGCCGGATACGAGCACGCCCTCGCGCTGAAAAACGGCGGGGTAATCGCTTGGGGGCACGACAACGACGGCCAGACCGAGGTGCCCGCGGCGGCCAAGAGCGGGGTCGTCGCGATCGACGCGGGGTGGAACCACAATCTGGCGGTCAAGGCGGACGGGTCGCTGGTTGCTTGGGGCAATAATACTTACAGTCAGGCGACCGTGCCCAGGCCGCCGGTGTGCGGGCCGGTCACCGGGGCGTCGGCGGGTTATGAGTTCAATTTGGTGATCACTGATCGGTCGGTGCCTTGTCGGCATTGATGTTGCCGGTGTGCGGGCCGGTTGCTGGAGCGTCGGCGGGTTATGAGTTCATTCTGTGGTCACTGATCGGTCGGTGCCCTGTCGGCTTTGCTGCCGCCGGTTCTCGCGCCCGTCGTATTCCGGATTCGGGGATGCTGGAACCGGAATGCGGGTGTTGAGGTTCCCTTGTCGGGAAACGGAATTGTCACGGCATCGGTGTTCGCCGCGGTAGCCGGGCGATGGCTCGTGAGTGTCGACAGGGGCGTTTCGCCTGGCCGTACGCGAGAGTTCCTCGTGCACGACAACGGAGGGGCGGCAAGCAGCCGCCCCTCCGCCAGCCAGGAGTCAGGAAATGGTGCCCGACGGGCTGAAGCTGGTGCCCGACGGAGCGGTGCACGTCATGGTCCACGGGGTCCAGCTGTTGTCCGACGGCTTGTGGAATTCGAGCTGCGCGGTGAGCGTCGTGTCGAGGCCGAAGGTCACCGTGCCGGGGGCGCTCGGGGCGGTGTAGGTCGGGATCGACGACGTCGACGTCTGGGCGATGTTCACCGTGATCGGGCCGCCTGCCGGGTAGATCTGTTCCGGGATCTGCAGGCCGGAGGCGTCCGACGGGGAGAGCGAACCGTTGTCGACGGTGATCGGGACGTCGGCGGTGCCGCGGATTCCGTCGTACCCGGCGGCGGTGAGCAGCGCGTGGACCAGCGCGGTGATGGTCGCGGTGCCGGAAACGTTGGACGGCGTCGTGGTGCCGTTGACGGGGATCGTGTCCGGGCCGTCGAACTGAGCGGTGACCGCGACGTTCTGCGGCGGGATGGCCGGGAACGTGCAGCTGTAGTTCGCGGGGCCGGCCTGGTAGGTCGCGGTGGCGGCCGAGGCCGTTCCTGCGGTCAGGACCGCGATCGCGCCTACGGCGACGCCGGTCACCACGCCCGTGGACAGTCTGCTGAGCCGGGGCATACCATTCTCCTTAGATCGGACTGCAGTTTTCGCGGCGACCCTGCGCAGTGGGGACGGAGGTTTCCGCGGATTCCGTTCCGGACCAGGTTTTCGGGAACGGGGATCGGCTCGGTGGGCAATACCGGCCGCGAGCCCAAGGTTACCCGCGAGTTCAGTCGGCAACAACCCTGGTCCGCGTCTGTTTCGTCGGTTGGCGACTGGACCGATTCTTTTGTCATCGCCCGCTTAAACAGTATCGGCGTATCGTGAGATCCTGATAATGCGCCAGAATCCAGGTATGCGAAAACGGAGTGCCGGAACAGTTTCCGGCACTCCGTTTTCGCGTGGTTGATCAGTTCTTGGACGTCAAGGTCAGCGAGATCGTGTTGTCCGGTCCGGACACCAGTGCGCCGAGTGCGAGATCGGCGATGAAGCAGTTCTTGAAGTCGGGAATGGTGTAATTGCCGGTGAGCGTGATCGGCTTGGTGATGTCGACGTTCGCCGCGCTCAGGGTCAGGTCGATCGGCTTGACGGTCGTGCAGCTGCCGGGCACGGTCGGCACCGGGAAGATCGGCACGATCGGGCCCGCCCAGATGTCGCTGATCTCCATGTTCGCGGTCTCGTGGGTGGTCAGGGTGCCGCCCGCGAGGGTGCCGGTCGCGGGTGCGGTCGGGGTGACGGTGACCTTCGCCTTGATCTTGAATCCGCCGGCGAGCAGTGAAATGTGCGCCGTAGCCGGCGGCAATTGCAGATTGGCGTTGAGGCCGACGGCTCCGGTTTGATCGTCGACCAGGAGATTTCCGGCGAGACTTCCAGGGCCGAGGTCGAGGGTGCTGCCGGTCTTCTTGACGACCGTGCTGCCCGTGACCGAATAGGAGATCGGAATGGGTATTTCGGTGGCGGACGCGGGAACGGCGGAGGCGAGGCTGACCGCGGTCGCGGCGGCCGCTGCGACCGCGCCGGTTCGGGCGATCCGGGAAATGGGCATGACGGTACTCCTTCGGCGGTGAGGAAACAGAATTTCATCGGGGCGCGAGATCGGTGACGAACCATTTTCCGTCAATCCGCTCCGCAGTGACGGCCAGTTGCGCCGCGGCGGTCTCAGGAGTGGCGGAATTCCCTCTGGTGGCGGACTGGTCCAGGAATACGAGCAACTGTGCGTGGTCGGTGGTGAGCTGCTGTACGGCGGTGGCGGAGACGCGGGAGGTGAGGGTCAGTCGCTGGCTGGGGGCCATCGTGCGGACTTGGGCGAAGAGTTTTTCGTAGGAATCTCGGGCGTGGCCGCGGAGCAGGGTGGCCGCGGCGTTCTCGGTGACGTCGGTTTTGTCGTAGGTGTAGGAGAA
The nucleotide sequence above comes from Amycolatopsis sp. AA4. Encoded proteins:
- a CDS encoding DUF6801 domain-containing protein, coding for MPRLSRLSTGVVTGVAVGAIAVLTAGTASAATATYQAGPANYSCTFPAIPPQNVAVTAQFDGPDTIPVNGTTTPSNVSGTATITALVHALLTAAGYDGIRGTADVPITVDNGSLSPSDASGLQIPEQIYPAGGPITVNIAQTSTSSIPTYTAPSAPGTVTFGLDTTLTAQLEFHKPSDNSWTPWTMTCTAPSGTSFSPSGTIS